In Theileria equi strain WA chromosome 3, complete sequence, the genomic window ACGTTACATTCCAGATACTGGATTAAAACAGAACGACGGGTAGTCGAAtacaactacattaaaaCAATCTTGCGAAACATGAAATTAAATCAGAAAATGATCTGCTCTGTGATATTGGAAAGTGATGAAGACAACGCCGAGAGTGCATATTCCAGTGCAATGGCAACATCGTTGATAGTGTTGTCCATTTCTAGAATTTCGTCGGCGACAATCTTGTTTCCATGAGCATCCGCCTGTCGGTTATAGTATTCCAAAATAGGGTTGCACCCATTTAGTCCTCTTCCATAGATGCGGCCATTCAAAAAACATGTGACTACagtgatgaaaaatatgaCTTCAGGAGCCCTCACGAACTCATAACTATTGTTACAGCTTACCCATAGAGTAAATGAGCATGTTGTAAGGACTAAAACACTAATGAGATGTAAGTGTGTATCCCTTGAGAACAAGAACCCGGTGTGTGTCTGCGAGTCTCTCTTGTTACTTGGATCAATCGTCTCGTTAACCTTGGAGGCAGATATGATGCCaataaaatcacaaaaaGTAAAAGTGAGtgaaattaaaagtttTGCAGTGTGTGAAATCTTAAAGACGAACGGAATGAAGCAaggaaagaagaagatcCTAACAAAGTTCGCCACTGCCGAGAGTAGGAATCTTGGGTAATAATACCGAATGTGAATTAAAGCCTTTAAAAATCTCCTAAACCTAGACCATTTGTAAGTTATGGGTGGATTTTCCGTTTCGTCTGAGGCGTATTTAATGTATAGGAATGTGGCCCATCCAACTCCAACAAATGTCACGACCATCTGGGAAATGAGACATAGCACCAAGCAGAGCCTCATCTTGAACATGTTTCCCATACCAATGGCATTCTCTAAAACGTACTGAATGTATCCTATGGCAATGTTTGCCGCTGGGTATCCGGCAAAAACCAATGCAATCGTGGAGTTTAAAAAGAGTTGAGAAATGACAAATGTGCATGACTGTATGATAAAACCCTCTAGCATCCCGTGAAGCGCGTAAACCACAATAAAGGAGTTACGAGCAGTGATTCCATTGCCATAGATTCCAATAAGAACCAGCGAGAGCTGAACCGGAACGAGTGTCCATCCATAAACCAGTAGGGACTTGAAGTTCAGATTGAGGAAGAACAAGGCAATCAGAAACGATATGAACCCCGAGAAGAAAAATGCGAAATTGCATTTGTTGGCAAAGTTCGCGCAGTTGAACACATTCTCAGTAATGAGACTAGAGTTGAGATTTGTCGCCGAAGCGAACCCAATCAGTACGAATAGATACTTGTGGTACTCGTTGATCCTCCTTTTGAGTTCCATATCCTTGCCCTTCTCTGTGGTGGGCAGGACCTTTGGCCTAGGAACGGCCCGTCGGCTTCTCCACGAGGAGAACAACATGAGTACAACAAACTACGATTAATAAAATCCTGACTTAGCCAACTACGTTCAGCAAGCCTTAAATAAAGCCAAAATATGGTACATGTAGAATCATTTTCTCCGTAGCCTCCATCACGTCGAACCCACGCCAAGTCACAAACAAATGGCCAATCCTCCAGTATTCccaagattctccatcataatCGTAACACTCACAAAGTATGCAGAGCCCGAATGCTCCCGAGAATATACGAGCGGCTCAACCTTAAAAAATACAGAGAATGGAGAGGTGGGACAACAGCCCCActgaggaattttcctGCTGAAGAAAGAGGGGCGGGGCTGCTCCGGCAGTTTGGTCTTCAGGCTCCTGCCCCTTTCCGTACTGTGCTCTTTGTACGAGGGATTTCCGGTAAATTCCAGAGTATTGGGTTGTGTAGATCAACCCTCCGCCATCGCCCGTCTATGGCGACCTTCTGCCATTTTCTGGTCGTCTAGATGTGTTTAATCACTCTTTATACCCTTATAATACCAATATAATTGACATGTGTGCTCATGGAATGAGGAATCGCGGGTTTTACCCGGGGGCTCCGCCGGCCCTTCCAGGCCATAAATTGCTGGAGTTTCTCAATAAATGTGAGATGTTTCTCTAATAACAATCTAAATATGAGCTCTAAGAGCTTGTGGTCGAAAAGTTTTGGCTCGGAACAAGAGTTTAGAGAGCGTCCAGTTGCTCCCCTCTTAAATTCTGCCGGAATCGATTAACCTGCCGATTTTGCCCTCAGTATACACCTTTAACGCCATACTCATGACACACATACTCCAAGAGAACCTGAGCTTCTTCTTGTGGtcctcttctttaccatctttccACTGcttaccatcatggtatctgTAAACCTTTGCTCTCTCCGGTGATATCTACAGGCGTACTTGGACAGATGTAGAGACGATAACAAGCCAGTAATGCTCTATAAGATATGAATTAATGGTGCATACTCTCAGAATGGACCAAAAAAGGGACGAAAATGACCCCTCAGAGCTTCAATCTATTCTTGCAAAAGTACCTTTACCCTTTGATTGTTGCCAAGAATCCATCACTTGTGTCCTCTTTGAGGCTAGTATTTATGTGAATTAGATAATGACCATGTCACTATCTCCTCCACTTGATCCAGAATTCAGTTTGATGGTTTTGTATTCCGGTGGATCTCTCCGACGGTAAAGCAGTTGATATGTTACAACTGTATCAATATGTAGATATTACTCCGTTATGAGAGTACTGCCGAAAGCCACGCCATTATTCTTGGTGCCTTGAGCACTTCCAGCGTGTATGCATTCGAGAATTCTTGGCATCATTACGATAATGCCAAGGGTAACCCATGGGCTTGCAGGTCACTCTTAAGTATACTCACCGTTACAAAGGACCCTCTGTAAAGCAAAGTCGTAATACCTGGTATACGGATACATAGTTTGTATTCTGGGACGATCCGTAAACATAAACATGCAATAGAGTACTTTGATTACCATGTTCAAcctaataaaaagaaagaaaataaaaggatatgtgATGCAGGAGACAGTTACTGACGGTACAAACGAACTTAGGATCGATACTGCTGTTAAGACGGACGCCAGGATATCGAAGAATAGACCCGATATCCAACTCTACGACaggagaaataaaaggatatttatagtcGAAGTCGGAATCACGTGTCCAACTAAGGTTTCAGATACGGAATCTTATAAGCAAAGGAAATACGATGTCCTTGCAAAAGAATTATGCTgcatccataatatgcCAGCATGCACCGTTCCAATAGTATATTCTTGGGATGGATTAGTTACAAAATACCACGCGAAGcacctagagaaaatagcTTTGCccacaaaaatcagagCCTACATGCAGACTAGAGTACTACGTACCACCTTCGATTCGGTAACTCACGAtcgaagaagaggagttgaagaaagagctccagaagaaaaacTGGAAGACATCCTCGAAAGGTTCCTCGGAAACctcgacaaagaggaagaagtggaaaacTGGCTCGAATTCTCTCGCGACCAAGTAATAAGGATTaggaatataataaaacgtCGGAGAACcgctgcttctagaaggtctgaaGGCCCCCAAAACCTAGGGAACACAACAGTTCG contains:
- a CDS encoding hypothetical protein (encoded by transcript BEWA_003010A), with protein sequence MLFSSWRSRRAVPRPKVLPTTEKGKDMELKRRINEYHKYLFVLIGFASATNLNSSLITENVFNCANFANKCNFAFFFSGFISFLIALFFLNLNFKSLLVYGWTLVPVQLSLVLIGIYGNGITARNSFIVVYALHGMLEGFIIQSCTFVISQLFLNSTIALVFAGYPAANIAIGYIQYVLENAIGMGNMFKMRLCLVLCLISQMVVTFVGVGWATFLYIKYASDETENPPITYKWSRFRRFLKALIHIRYYYPRFLLSAVANFVRIFFFPCFIPFVFKISHTAKLLISLTFTFCDFIGIISASKVNETIDPSNKRDSQTHTGFLFSRDTHLHLISVLVLTTCSFTLWVSCNNSYEFVRAPEVIFFITVVTCFLNGRIYGRGLNGCNPILEYYNRQADAHGNKIVADEILEMDNTINDVAIALEYALSALSSSLSNITEQIIF
- a CDS encoding hypothetical protein (encoded by transcript BEWA_003020A) gives rise to the protein MFNLIKRKKIKGYVMQETVTDGTNELRIDTAVKTDARISKNRPDIQLYDRRNKRIFIVEVGITCPTKVSDTESYKQRKYDVLAKELCCIHNMPACTVPIVYSWDGLVTKYHAKHLEKIALPTKIRAYMQTRVLRTTFDSVTHDRRRGVEERAPEEKLEDILERFLGNLDKEEEVENWLEFSRDQVIRIRNIIKRRRTAASRRSEGPQNLGNTTVRRICKGNVE